The Fontisubflavum oceani genomic interval AACATCCTCGCGTCCCTTCTGGCCCGTGCTGGCCGGACCGATGAGGCGATGGTCGAGCTTGAGCGATACGAGGCCGAAGATGGGCTTCTGACCTACTATACCGCCGCCACGCTTGGTTGGTGCGGGGCGGTCGACATGGCGCTTGATCGGCTTGAAGAGACGGTAGAGGCCGGGTATCGGGATTTTCGGTGGGCCAGGAACGACCCGGCGCTGGCCATGCTGAGAAGAGAGCGCCGCTTTCAACGGCTGACCTCAACCGCCGCTTAATCGGCGAGAACGACCGTCACCCGCCGGTTCTGACGGCCCTTGTTTTCGATCTTGCCGATGGTCACTGTGCCGATCTCGCTTGTGCGCACCACATGGGTGCCGCCGCAGGGTTGCAGATCGACCTGGGTCTCCCCTTCGCCGATCCGGACCAAGCGGACGCGCCCTGCCCCCTTCGGTGGCTGAACCGACATGGTTTTCACCAGGCTCGGATTGGCCGCCAGCTCCCCATCGGTGATCCAGGTCTCGCCCACCGGCAAATCGCGATCGATGAGACTGTTGAGTTTGCCTTGCAGCACCATCTTGTCCTCGGGCGCCTCGGGCATGTCGAAGTCCAACCGGCCTTTCTCGGCCCCGATTGCACCGCCGGTCACCGGCAGCGGGATCACCACCGACAACAGATGCAGTGCCGTGTGCACGCGCATATGGCCATAGCGCCGGTCCCAATCGAGCTGTTGCTCCACCTCGGCCCCGACCGGCGGCATGGCGGCGGGCTCCGCCGGGACCAGCACGATCTGCGCCCCCTCGCCTTTCACTGCCGTCGCGATGGGAATGCGTCCGCCCTCCCAATGCAGCATACCGCTATCGCCGGGCTGGCCGCCCCCCGGGCGTAGAACAGCGAAGCGTCCAGGATGATACCGCCTTCGCTTGTCACACCGGTGACCACCCCTGGCGCGGTTTTGCGATAGGGGTCGGTGAGAAACAGCGGCTCCGTCATGTCTCGGGCTCTCCATCTGCGCCGCCTGTGTCAAAATCGGACGGGTCATGATTGGGTAAGGGTGTTTTGGGCGGGCCCGACGTGGTGGTCGTCGCGTCTCCACGCAGGGTTTCGGGATTTCTGAGCCAGATATCGCGCTGCGCGAAGGGGATCTCGATCCCTTCCTCGACAAAGCGCGCGGCAATCGCGTGGTTCAAGTCGCTCTTCACACTCAAGACCCAGTTCACGTCCCGCAGGATCGCGCGGATTTCGAAATCCAGGCTGTCCGCCCCAAACCCCCGGAAGAAGATCGAGGGCGGCGGGTTCAACAACACCATCGGATGGGCTTCGGCCACCTCACGCAGGATGCCTTCGACGCGTTTGGTATCCGTCCCATAGGCCACGCCAACCGGCACAATCGCCCGCCCGGTGTTGTTGTGATGGGTCATATTGGTGACCACACCGAGATTAGATCGGCATTGGGCACGATCACATCGGAGCGGTCGAAGGTCTCGATCCGGGTCGAGCGGACCGAGATATCGCGGACATAGCCCATCACCCCGTTCACCTCGATCCAATCACCCTGTTTGATCGGGCGTTCGATCAACAAAATGATGCCAGAGACGAAATTCGAGACGATGGTTTGCAGGCCAAAGCCGATCCCGACGGAAAGCGCGCCGGCGACAATCGCCAGGGAGCTGAGGTCGATCCCGGCGGCGGTGATTGCAATGACGGCGGCCAGGAAGATGCCGACATATCCGGTACCAGACAGGACCGCATTGCTGCCGCCTGCATCCAGCCGCGTTTTGGGCAAGACCGAGCTGCGCAACGTGGCCTGCACCAGCCGCGTCGCTGTGTAACCGGCGGCAAAAACCAGCGCGAAGACCAGGAAGTTACGCGGGCTGATCGTGACACCGCCAAGAGAAAATCCTTGGATCACCTGTTGCCACAGATCGACAAGCTGCGCCGCGCGCACGCCCCATATCATCGCAAAGAGCGGGAGCGAGAGGATTGCCAGAACGAAGCCGATCAGGGTTGGCGTCAGCGCCTCATCTAACCCTTCTCGCCGCCCGGTGAGCGTGCCGTAGAGGTTCGTCACAAGTCGCTGCAAAATCCGCACCAACGCAAGAAGCGCGAGGCTCATCGTCGTCGGCAACAAGAAGCTGATCCCGGCGGTGTAATAGCCGATGGCGGAAGATCGGGCCGCTCACGCCAAGGATCATCGCGCTCCACCCCACCACGCGAATAATCTGGTTTGGAACGCTTAGATCGGCATCCTCGGTTGTCTCGTGGCGGACATGGCTGATCAAGAGTTGCCCAAGTCGGAACAACAGCAGGCCCAAGGTGATCACGATCGGGAAGAACAGCGTCAATCGCGCCGCATCTGTGAAGGCGCCACTATCAGCGATCTCACCAATCAGGGTGCCGATGCCAAGCGCGATGCCGAATGTGATCGCGATCCAACGGCCTTGGCGACGCTCACCCACGGTCAGGTTCAAGGGGCGGACGGCAGTCTCCCGCACGGGGAAGACCTGCCGGCCCAGCCAGACGGAGACCATCAGAAAAATGGTGATCGCGACGACTTGATCCGTCAACGCGCTCGCCCGCAGGCCAACGAAGCCCGTTGCCTCTATCGCGGCGACAATGGCCGCCACACCGAAAACGGGGGCCAAGACCTGCAACAGAGACAAGAAGAACAGGCTCAGCCGCGCGCCGGGCGATGTCTCCTCCCGGGCAATAGCACGGGCCATCAGGTGGCCGGTCCAGCGCCAGCCGCGCGCCAGAAGCACCAGCGCAATCAAAAGATAGACCACGATCAGCGGCGCGTTTTGATGCAGTTCCGCCCGGCGCAAGTCAGACGCGACCAGCCGTTCGGTCTCCGACACCATCGCGCCGATCCACCCCGTCAAAGCTTCCACCGCTTCGGGCCAATTCGCCGGGTTTAGCGGCGAGGGGCCGAGTGAGAGCAACTCTCCGGTCAAGCGTTGGGCGATCAACGCATCGATCTCGCCGATCAACCCCTGTGCCCGCTGAAACTCGGCCACAGCCCGGCGTGCAGGCGCCTCCTCCTCAGCCAATCGGGCGTTCAGCTCCGCCCGCTGCGCGGCGATATCGGTGGGTTCTGTCGCCCCCTCCTCGGGTGGCGGCCCAAGCGCGTCGATCTGGGCGCGGGTGGTTTCGATCCGGGCGCTGTTGATCTGCTGCGCTTGCTGAAATTCGCTGCGCCAGGTCACGAGCCGCGCACGCAAAACCTCCAAAGCCGCATCCGAGGCCCGTTGCCCGTCGATCACCTGCTCGGCCCGGTCGGCGACGCCGATCCAGATTTCGTAATCAGGCGTCTCCTGCGCCCAGACAGGCAGCGCCATGGCCAGGATCAACAGCCATGAGGCCAAGAGATGCCGCAGCACTGCGATCATTCAAAAACGCTCGGCAAATCCTGGTTTTCCGCGTCGAGCCAGGGCGGGATCGGCAAGCCCTTCTCGCGCAAGAAAGCCGGGTTGAAGAGCTTCGACTGATAGCGCGTGCCATAATCGCAGAGGATCGTCACAATCGTATGGCCGGGGCCCATCGCCCGAGCCATCCGCGCGGCCCCGGCCGCATTGATCCCCGACGACCCGCCGAGGCAAAGCCCCTCTTCGGCCAGCAAATCAAAAACGATCGGCAGTGCTTCGGTATCGGGAATTTTGAAACTGTGATCCGGTTTGAATCCCTTGAGATTGGCGGTTTCCCGCCCCTGCCCGATGCCTTCGGTGATCGAGCCGCCCTCGGCTTTGAATTCACCGGTTGTATAGAAGCTGTGGATGGCGGAACCTTCCGGGTCGGCCAGCCCGATCTTCACGCCTTTCGGTTGCAGAGCCATACCGACGCCCGCCAACGTGCCGCCAGTGCCCACGGCGCAGATGAACCCATCCACCTTGCCATCGGTCTGCGCCCAAATCTCTGGCCCCGTCATCTCAATATGCGCCTGCCGGTTGGCCACGTTATCGAATTGATTTGCCCAGATCGCGCCATTGGGCGCGGATTTCGCCAGCTCAGCCGCCAGACGTTCGGAATAGTGCACATAATTGTTCGGGTTTTTGTACGGCGCCGCAGGTACTTGGACCAAGTCAGCCCCGGCCAAGCGCAACATGTCCTTCTTTTCCTGGCTTTGCGTCTCGGGGATCACGATGACGGTTTTGAAGCCCATCGACGCGCCGACCAAGGCCAACCCGATCCCGGTATTGCCCGCCGTGCCCTCGACAATTGTGCCACCCGGTTTCAGATCACCGCGCGCGATCGCATCGCGAATGATATAGAGCGCCGCGCGGTCTTTCACCGACTGGCCCGGGTTCATGAACTCGGCCTTACCCAGAATCTCGCAACCTGTCTCATCGCTGAGCTTGTTGAGACGGATCAACGGGGTGTTGCCGATTGTCTCGGCCAGATCCTTATGGATGGTCATCTGATGCGCGCTCCCCGCCTCGTGGAATGATGCCAAAGGGATAGGCGCGCGGGGCGGCAAACTCAAGCGGTCAAACTCTCGGCGCGCAGCGGCTCGCGATGCGCCGCCAACCATTGCAGCGTGATAATCAGCGGGGCCACAGCCAGCTCACCGCTGTCCAACATCTGCATCGCTTCGTCAAAGCTGACCACATGAGATCGGATGTCCTCGCCTTCGGTGGCCAAACCACCCAAGCCGGACGCGCCGTCCTCCAAATCGGCGATCCCTAGATAAGAGATCAGAACCTGCGCCACACCGCCAGGCGACGGATAATATCGTCCGGCATGGTGCAATGCGCCCAGGGTGAGCCCGGCCTCTTCCGCCGTCTCGCGCCGCGCGGTTGCCTCCGGCGTCTCTCCGGCATCAATGATCCCCGCGATGGGTTCCAGCAACCAAGGGGTCGTGTCGCCATGGGCATAGGCCCCGAGGCGAAGCTGCTCGATCATCAAAACCCGATCCGCAACCGGATCATAGGGCAACACCGTGACCGCATCGGCGGCACGAAACACCGCTCGATTGACCGGCGCAGAGAGCGCGCCGTCAAACAGCCGATGGCGCGCACGATATTCTTCGAGCGTGAAGAACGCCCGATACGGCGTCTCAAGCCGATCTATTGTGACATCTGCACGGGAGAAATCCGCTCCAATACTGCGCGGACGCTGCCAGGACGCCGTCTGCACACGGGATTGCGCGCGGGAGCGGATCATATCGAACCGCTTTGCAATGCTGTCTGCCGGTTCCCGCCCATAAAGCGCCATGACTTCGGCGGCGGCTTCCAAGGTCAAAGCGCCCCAATCCCGAACCCAATCGTCGAGCGACCAAACGGCCCCCGGGGTCCACAGGCCGGGATCCGGCAGATAAACCTCGGCAAGTGTCGACCCGTCAGCAGTCTCGACCTCACGATGAACCAGCTGATAGCCGAAAGCCCCCTCATAGAAATCCAACCGGGCGCGATCTTCGGCGGTGATGTCCCGCGCTACTAGGCCGGTTGCAATCCCACCGACCTCCTCTTGGATCATCGGGAAGGGCTCATCGGCGACCCATCTGACTTGATGGTTCCGCAAAACGCCGTCCACGCTGACCACATCGCGGCCCAGCACCAGTTGAAGCAGCGGCGCGTGCCGCAGCGTGCCATAGAAGAACAGAGCAGACATCGGAGCGGCTTTACCTCCAGGCGCGCGCGGCGGATTCTGTCAACCACCCCGCGACGATACCGCCGACGGCCAGCGCGGTCAGCACGGGCACGGTCTGCATCTGCCAGAAATACTCCAGAAAGAGTTCCAACGCCGCAATCACAGCCTCGCCCGGCCCGTCATAGCGCAGATTGGCGGAGCGCAGGAACATCTCGCGCAGTGCATAGAGCACCAGCCCGAAGAAGGCGATTTGGATCGAGGTTCGAAACCCATTGCCGAACGCAGCGTAATACCCGTTGCCAGCCCGCGCGCCCATCACATACCAGCCCTGCCAGAGGCCGATGGCGGCGATGGAGGCCGGGAAATAGGTGGCGATCTGCCCCTCCGGAAACGTGTCCATCACAAGAAAGGCCGCCAGATATCCAACCCCCGCAAAGAGCAACGCGCCAATGAGTTTGGCCGCCGTAAACATCTTACCGTGGCCGTGTCACGGTGATCTGCGTGACGTCGCAATTGCCAAAATGGAAGGTCGCCGCACAAGAGGTGAGGTAGAAATTCCACATCCGGCGAAACCTGTCATCAAAGCCCAAGGCCTGGACCTCCTCCCAACGATCATTGAACACGTCATACCATCTGCGCAGCGTCTGGGAATAGCTTTCGCCAAATTCGATTGAGCCTGTGACCTCCAGGCCCGCCTTGACCACCTCTTCGCGAAGCACAGTTGGTGAGGGCAGCATACCGCCCGGGAAGATGTATTTCTGGATGAAATCAACGCCTCTGCGGTAGATCTCCCACCGTCGGTCTTGCACGGTGATGATTTGCAGAGTTGCTTGTTTTCCTGGTTTAAGATTTTCCCGTAATGCTTTGAAATAAATCGGCCAATACTTCTCACCAACGGCTTCGAACATCTCGATTGAGGCGATGCCATCATAGCTGCCGCGTTCATCGCGATAGTCCTGCATCTTGATCTCAACCCGGTCTGACAGGCCAAGCCGCTCCATCCGCGCGACGGCGAAATCATGCTGTTCTTGTGAGATCGTCAAACCTGTGACCCGAAGGCCCCGCTCCTTGGCGGCATATTCCGCAAACCCGCCCCAGCCACAGCCGATCTCAAGCACATGATCGCCGGGCTTGGCCCCCATTTCATCGACCATCGAGGCGTATTTCTGAATCTGAGCGGTTTCCAGTGGCTCTTGCCCCGTCCGGAACAGCGCCGAGGAATAGGTCATCGTGTCGTCGAGCCAGAGTCCGTAAAAATCATTCCCCAAATCATAATGATGCGAGATGTTCTTCTTCGCCTGGCGTTTGGAATTCGACTGCATCCAGAACCGGAGCCGCTCATAGGCACGGACGAGTTTCAGGCCCAGAAACCCGTCATAAATCTCGTCATTATCCGCGTGGATCAGATCCATGAACCCCTGCAGATCCGGCGTCGACCACCAGCCATCCAGATAGGCTTCGCAAAAGCCCAGATCGCCTTCGCGGATCAACCGGGCAAAGACA includes:
- a CDS encoding cysteine synthase A, producing MTIHKDLAETIGNTPLIRLNKLSDETGCEILGKAEFMNPGQSVKDRAALYIIRDAIARGDLKPGGTIVEGTAGNTGIGLALVGASMGFKTVIVIPETQSQEKKDMLRLAGADLVQVPAAPYKNPNNYVHYSERLAAELAKSAPNGAIWANQFDNVANRQAHIEMTGPEIWAQTDGKVDGFICAVGTGGTLAGVGMALQPKGVKIGLADPEGSAIHSFYTTGEFKAEGGSITEGIGQGRETANLKGFKPDHSFKIPDTEALPIVFDLLAEEGLCLGGSSGINAAGAARMARAMGPGHTIVTILCDYGTRYQSKLFNPAFLREKGLPIPPWLDAENQDLPSVFE
- a CDS encoding NUDIX domain-containing protein is translated as MSALFFYGTLRHAPLLQLVLGRDVVSVDGVLRNHQVRWVADEPFPMIQEEVGGIATGLVARDITAEDRARLDFYEGAFGYQLVHREVETADGSTLAEVYLPDPGLWTPGAVWSLDDWVRDWGALTLEAAAEVMALYGREPADSIAKRFDMIRSRAQSRVQTASWQRPRSIGADFSRADVTIDRLETPYRAFFTLEEYRARHRLFDGALSAPVNRAVFRAADAVTVLPYDPVADRVLMIEQLRLGAYAHGDTTPWLLEPIAGIIDAGETPEATARRETAEEAGLTLGALHHAGRYYPSPGGVAQVLISYLGIADLEDGASGLGGLATEGEDIRSHVVSFDEAMQMLDSGELAVAPLIITLQWLAAHREPLRAESLTA
- a CDS encoding TrgA family protein, yielding MFTAAKLIGALLFAGVGYLAAFLVMDTFPEGQIATYFPASIAAIGLWQGWYVMGARAGNGYYAAFGNGFRTSIQIAFFGLVLYALREMFLRSANLRYDGPGEAVIAALELFLEYFWQMQTVPVLTALAVGGIVAGWLTESAARAWR
- a CDS encoding SAM-dependent methyltransferase, which translates into the protein MTIKTSIKGETDLPRYFGAVFEQAQGMANGRLDMHLPDGRVFRADGAKPGPVAELHIDNPDVFARLIREGDLGFCEAYLDGWWSTPDLQGFMDLIHADNDEIYDGFLGLKLVRAYERLRFWMQSNSKRQAKKNISHHYDLGNDFYGLWLDDTMTYSSALFRTGQEPLETAQIQKYASMVDEMGAKPGDHVLEIGCGWGGFAEYAAKERGLRVTGLTISQEQHDFAVARMERLGLSDRVEIKMQDYRDERGSYDGIASIEMFEAVGEKYWPIYFKALRENLKPGKQATLQIITVQDRRWEIYRRGVDFIQKYIFPGGMLPSPTVLREEVVKAGLEVTGSIEFGESYSQTLRRWYDVFNDRWEEVQALGFDDRFRRMWNFYLTSCAATFHFGNCDVTQITVTRPR